One window from the genome of Nicotiana sylvestris chromosome 9, ASM39365v2, whole genome shotgun sequence encodes:
- the LOC104223605 gene encoding LRR receptor-like serine/threonine-protein kinase GSO1: protein MRMLKGVFVALFVVTLVLICSSGYVFCKNETESSSSTLKILLEIKKSFVDGPENVLRDWSENNPNYCKWRGVSCARNSVQVVSLNLSDSSLSGSISPSIGLLHDLLQLDLSSNLLSGPIPPTLSNLTSLESLLLFSNQLTGPIPIEIGLLKNLQVLRIGDNGLTGTIPTTFGDLENLVTLGLATCNLGGKIPSELGKLSQLENLNLQENQLEGPIPAEIGNCSSLVAFSVAVNNLNGTIPEELANLKNLQVLNFANNSLSGQIPAELVGMNQLLYLNLLGNHLEGSIPKSLAKLSNLQNLDLSGNRLSGEIPGEFGNMDQLLFLVLTSNNLSGSIPKSICSSASSLEHMMLSENQLSGEIPVELRDCRSLKQLDLSNNTLSGSIPVELSELVELTDLLLNNNTLVGSISPWIANLTNLQTLALSHNNLRGNIPKEIGMLGNLEILFLYENQLSGEIPMETGNCSSLQMIDFYGNQFTGNIPITIGRLKQLNFIDLRQNDLSGEIPASLGNCHQLKTLDLADNRLSGSIPTTFGYLRALEQLMLYNNSFEGNLPDELINVSNLTRINLSHNKLNGSIAALCSSTSFLSFDVTNNAFDHDIPPHLGYSPFLERLRLGNNRFTGKIPWTLGLNRELSLLDLSGNELTGSIPAQLSLSRKLTHLDLNNNLLSGSIPTWLGNLPLLGELKLASNKFSGPLPRELFNCSKLLVLSLEDNSLNGTIPLEIGMLNSLNVLNLDRNQLSGPIPTTIGNLSKLYILRLSGNTFTGEIPSEVGQLKNLQSILDLSFNNLTGQIPPSVGTLSKLEALDLSHNQLIGEVPPQVGEMSSLGKLNLSYNNLHGKLDKQYAHWPADAFTGNHLCGSPLQNCEDSKSNNQDPGLSNSTVVIISVISTTVAIILLLLGAALFFKQRREAFRRESSVNYAYSSSSSQGQKRPLFGSVAAKRDIRWDDIMDATNNLSTEFIIGSGGSGTVYKAELFNGEIVAIKRIPSKDDLLLDKSFAREIKTLWRIRHRHLVRLMGYCNNRGEGSNLLIYEYMENGSVWDWLHKQPANNKTKKCLDWEARLKIAVGLAQGIEYLHHDCVPKIIHRDIKSSNILLDSNMEAHLGDFGLAKAIKDNYDSFNTESNMWFAGSYGYIAPEYAYSLKATEKSDVYSMGIVLMELVSGRMPTDGSFGEDMDMVRWVESRIEMSGTTREELIDPVLKPLLPNEESAAFQVLEIALPCTKTAPAERPSSRKVCDQLLHVFNDKVVHSDKMSPDNYV, encoded by the exons ATGAGGATGCTTAAAGGAGTTTTCGTAGCTTTGTTTGTTGTAACATTAGTTCTTATATGTTcaagtggatatgtgttttgcaAGAATGAAACCGAGTCATCATCATCAACACTGAAGATTCTTTTGGAGATAAAGAAATCATTTGTTGATGGTCCAGAAAATGTGTTGAGAGATTGGTCTGAAAACAATCCAAATTACTGCAAATGGAGAGGTGTTTCATGTGCAAGAAACTCAGTACAAGTGGTGAGCCTAAACCTTTCTGATTCTTCACTCAGTGGGTCAATTTCACCATCCATTGGCCTTTTGCATGACCTGCTCCAACTTGATCTTTCTTCTAATCTGCTCTCAGGTCCCATTCCACCTACTCTTTCTAACCTTACTTCTTTGGAATCTCTCCTCCTTTTTTCCAACCAACTCACTGGCCCCATTCCCATTGAAATTGGCTTGCTGAAAAATCTCCAAGTCCTTAGAATCGGTGATAATGGCCTAACAGGGACAATTCCAACTACTTTTGGTGATCTTGAAAATTTGGTCACTCTTGGCTTGGCCACATGCAACCTAGGTGGCAAGATTCCTTCTGAATTAGGAAAACTCAGCCAGCTTGAGAACCTGAATTTACAGGAGAATCAACTGGAAGGTCCAATTCCAGCTGAAATTGGCAACTGCTCCAGCCTAGTTGCATTCAGTGTTGCTGTCAACAATCTCAATGGAACAATCCCAGAAGAATTAGCAAACCTTAAAAACCTCCAAGTTCTCAATTTTGCTAATAATAGCCTCTCTGGACAGATTCCTGCTGAGCTTGTTGGAATGAATCAGCTGCTTTATCTTAACTTGCTTGGTAATCACCTTGAAGGTTCGATCCCAAAGTCTTTGGCAAAGTTGAGCAACCTTCAGAATTTAGACTTGTCTGGAAACAGACTTTCTGGTGAAATTCCTGGAGAATTCGGCAACATGGATCAGCTACTATTCTTGGTTCTGACAAGCAACAATCTTTCTGGTAGCATACCGAAAAGCATTTGTTCCAGTGCGAGCAGTTTGGAACACATGATGCTTTCGGAAAACCAACTTTCTGGTGAAATCCCTGTGGAATTGAGAGATTGCAGGTCACTAAAGCAGCTCGATTTGTCTAATAACACGCTCAGTGGTTCGATACCAGTAGAGCTGTCCGAGTTGGTTGAGTTGACTGATCTCCTGCTTAACAACAACACTTTGGTTGGTTCAATATCTCCATGGATAGCAAACCTCACAAATCTGCAAACGTTGGCATTGTCTCACAACAACTTACGTGGCAATATACCGAAAGAGATAGGAATGCTTGGGAACCTTGAGATCCTCTTTCTATATGAGAACCAGTTATCTGGAGAAATCCCAATGGAGACAGGCAATTGTTCTAGCTTGCAGATGATCGATTTTTATGGAAATCAATTCACAGGCAACATTCCCATTACAATTGGAAGGCTAAAGCAGCTGAATTTCATTGATCTTAGACAAAATGATCTCTCTGGTGAAATTCCCGCCAGCTTGGGGAATTGTCACCAACTGAAGACCCTTGATTTGGCAGATAATCGACTATCTGGTAGCATCCCTACGACGTTTGGTTATCTTCGAGCTCTGGAGCAGCTTATGCTTTATAACAACTCCTTTGAAGGTAATCTTCCTGATGAACTGATCAATGTTTCAAATTTGACGAGAATCAATCTTTCTCATAATAAACTGAATGGTAGTATTGCTGCCCTGTGCAGTTCAACATCGTTTCTTTCTTTTGATGTTACAAATAATGCATTTGATCATGATATTCCACCCCACCTGGGATATTCACCATTTCTTGAAAGGTTAAGGCTAGGAAACAACCGTTTCACTGGAAAAATCCCTTGGACATTGGGATTAAACCGTGAACTATCACTGCTAGATCTCTCCGGAAACGAATTGACTGGTTCAATACCTGCACAGCTTTCTCTGTCCAGAAAGCTCACCCATCTTGATCTCAATAATAACCTTCTTTCTGGATCAATCCCTACTTGGCTCGGAAACTTGCCGCTCTTGGGTGAGCTCAAGCTGGCCTCTAATAAATTCTCAGGACCTCTTCCTAGAGAATTGTTCAACTGCTCAAAGCTTTTAGTGCTGTCTCTAGAAGACAATTCACTGAATGGAACTATACCCCTTGAAATTGGTATGCTCAATTCCCTTAATGTCCTAAATCTTGACAGAAACCAACTCTCTGGTCCCATTCCAACTACCATTGGCAACTTAAGCAAGCTCTACATACTCCGTCTCTCGGGAAACACCTTTACTGGTGAAATACCCAGTGAAGTAGGACAGCTCAAGAATCTTCAAAGCATACTGGATTTGAGTTTCAACAACCTCACTGGCCAAATTCCTCCTTCTGTTGGGACACTCTCTAAACTTGAAGCACTTGATCTATCTCATAACCAGCTCATCGGAGAAGTTCCTCCTCAAGTTGGTGAAATGAGCAGTTTGGGCAAGCTTAACCTCTCTTACAACAACCTTCACGGCAAATTGGACAAACAGTATGCACATTGGCCAGCTGATGCATTCACCGGGAATCATCTATGTGGAAGTCCTCTGCAAAATTGCGAAGACTCCAAGTCCAACAATCAGGATCCAGGGCTAAGTAACTCAACAGTGGTAATAATTTCAGTGATATCAACTACAGTGGCAATTATACTTCTGTTGCTTGGAGCTGCCCTCTTTTTCAAGCAAAGGCGAGAAGCCTTTAGAAGAGAAAGTTCAGTAAATTATGCTTACTCTTCCAGCTCTTCCCAAGGACAAAAGAGACCACTCTTTGGAAGTGTTGCTGCCAAGCGCGATATCAGGTGGGATGACATCATGGACGCAACAAATAATCTAAGCACCGAGTTCATAATCGGATCTGGTGGATCTGGAACTGTCTACAAAGCTGAGTTGTTTAATGGAGAGATAGTGGCAATCAAGAGAATACCAAGCAAGGATGATCTGTTGCTGGACAAAAGCTTTGCAAGAGAAATCAAAACACTTTGGAGGATAAGGCATAGGCACTTGGTGAGGCTAATGGGGTATTGTAACAATAGAGGAGAAGGTTCAAATCTACTGATATATGAGTATATGGAGAATGGAAGTGTGTGGGATTGGCTGCACAAGCAGCCAGCTAATAATAAGACGAAGAAGTGCCTCGACTGGGAGGCGAGGCTGAAGATAGCAGTGGGATTAGCACAAGGAATTGAGTACCTTCATCATGATTGTGTGCCCAAGATCATTCACAGGGATATCAAATCCAGCAATATTTTGTTAGACTCTAACATGGAGGCACATTTGGGAGATTTTGGGCTAGCCAAAGCCATTAAGGATAACTATGATTCCTTCAACACAGAATCAAACATGTGGTTTGCTGGTTCTTATGGTTATATTGCTCCAG AGTATGCTTATTCTTTGAAGGCAACAGAGAAGAGTGATGTTTATAGCATGGGTATTGTACTCATGGAGCTTGTTAGTGGAAGGATGCCAACTGATGGGAGTTTTGGAGAAGACATGGACATGGTGAGGTGGGTTGAGTCGCGTATTGAAATGTCTGGAACTACTAGGGAAGAGCTCATTGATCCCGTGTTGAAACCATTGTTACCCAATGAAGAAAGTGCTGCATTTCAGGTGCTGGAAATAGCACTGCCATGCACGAAAACTGCACCTGCTGAAAGGCCATCTTCCAGGAAAGTTTGTGATCAATTGCTACATGTATTCAACGACAAGGTGGTTCATTCTGATAAGATGAGTCCAGACAATTACGTTTAG